The following proteins are encoded in a genomic region of Catharus ustulatus isolate bCatUst1 chromosome 4, bCatUst1.pri.v2, whole genome shotgun sequence:
- the PPARA gene encoding peroxisome proliferator-activated receptor alpha isoform X1 produces the protein MVDTENQLYPLTPLEEEDIDSPLSGEFLQDMENIQDLSQSLGDDSSGALSLTEFQSLGNGPGSDGSVITDTLSPASSPSSINFAIAPGSIDESPSGALNIECRICGDKASGYHYGVHACEGCKGFFRRTIRLKLIYDKCDRNCKIQKKNRNKCQYCRFQKCLSVGMSHNAIRFGRMPRSEKAKLKAEILTGENYIEDSEMADLKSLAKRIHDAYLKNFNMNKVKARIILAGKTNNNPPFVIHDMDTLCMAEKTLVAKLVANGIQNKEAEVRIFHCCQCTSVETVTELTEFAKSIPGFSNLDLNDQVTLLKYGVYEAIFAMLASVMNKDGMLVAYGNGFITREFLKSLRKPFCDIMEPKFDFAMKFNALDLDDSDISLFVAAIICCGDRPGLVNVGHIEKMQESIVHVLKLHLQNNHPDDTFLFPKLLQKMADLRQLVTEHAQLVQIIKKTESDAHLHPLLQEIYRDMY, from the exons ATGGTGGACACTGAAAACCAGCTCTATCCCCTTACTCCCTTGGAGGAGGAGGATATAGACAGCCCTTTATCTGGAGAGTTCCTACAAGATATGGAGAACATTCAAGACCTGTCCCAGTCTCTAGGTGATGATAGTTCTGGAGCTTTAAGTTTAACAGAATTCCAATCACTGGGAAATGGTCCAGGATCTGATGGATCAGTTATAACAG acacCCTTTCACCAGCATCCAGTCCTTCATCCATTAATTTTGCCATAGCTCCAGGTAGCATAGATGAATCACCCAGTGGAGCATTAAACATTGAATGTAGAATTTGTGGGGATAAAGCCTCAGGCTACCATTATGGAGTACATGCTTGTGAAGGTTGTAAG GGCTTTTTTAGAAGAACAATTCGTTTAAAACTCATCTATGATAAATGTGATCGCAActgcaaaattcagaaaaaaaatcgaAATAAGTGCCAATACTGTCGTTTTCAAAAGTGCCTTTCAGTTGGAATGTCACATAATG CAATACGTTTTGGACGAATGCCAAGGTCTGAGAAGGCCAAGCTCAAAGCAGAAATTCTGACAGGTGAAAATTATATAGAAGATTCAGAAATGGCAGATCTTAAATCACTTGCCAAAAGAATTCATGATGCCTACCTGAAAAACTTCAATATGAACAAAGTTAAAGCCAGAATCATCCTTGCAGGGAAAACCAATAACAATCCA ccATTTGTTATACATGATATGGATACCTTATGTATGGCAGAGAAGACCCTGGTGGCAAAACTGGTAGCCAATGGGATTCAGAACAAGGAAGCAGAAGTTCGAATCTTCCACTGCTGCCAGTGTACATCTGTGGAGACTGTCACAGAACTCACGGAATTTGccaaatccatcccaggctTCTCCAACTTGGACTTAAACGATCAGGTGACACTACTGAAGTATGGGGTGTATGAAGCCATATTTGCAATGTTGGCCTCTGTGATGAACAAGGACGGGATGCTGGTGGCCTATGGGAATGGATTTATAACCCGGGAGTTCCTGAAAAGCCTGAGAAAGCCATTCTGTGATATAATGGAGccaaaatttgattttgcaATGAAATTCAATGCGCTGGATTTGGATGATAGCGATATATCCCTTTTTGTTGCTGCCATTATTTGCTGCGGAG ATCGTCCTGGTCTTGTAAATGTAGGACACATTGAAAAAATGCAGGAGAGCATTGTTCATGTACTGAAACTTCACTTGCAAAACAACCATCCTGACGACACGTTCCTCTTCCCAAAACTTCTCCAAAAAATGGCTGACCTCCGACAGCTGGTCACAGAGCATGCTCAGCTTGTTCAGATAATCAAGAAGACTGAATCTGATGCACATTTACACCCTTTACTACAGGAAATCTACAGGGATATGTATTAA
- the PPARA gene encoding peroxisome proliferator-activated receptor alpha isoform X2 produces MINVIATAKFRKKIEISANTVVFKSAFQLECHIMPFVIHDMDTLCMAEKTLVAKLVANGIQNKEAEVRIFHCCQCTSVETVTELTEFAKSIPGFSNLDLNDQVTLLKYGVYEAIFAMLASVMNKDGMLVAYGNGFITREFLKSLRKPFCDIMEPKFDFAMKFNALDLDDSDISLFVAAIICCGDRPGLVNVGHIEKMQESIVHVLKLHLQNNHPDDTFLFPKLLQKMADLRQLVTEHAQLVQIIKKTESDAHLHPLLQEIYRDMY; encoded by the exons ATGATAAATGTGATCGCAActgcaaaattcagaaaaaaaatcgaAATAAGTGCCAATACTGTCGTTTTCAAAAGTGCCTTTCAGTTGGAATGTCACATAATG ccATTTGTTATACATGATATGGATACCTTATGTATGGCAGAGAAGACCCTGGTGGCAAAACTGGTAGCCAATGGGATTCAGAACAAGGAAGCAGAAGTTCGAATCTTCCACTGCTGCCAGTGTACATCTGTGGAGACTGTCACAGAACTCACGGAATTTGccaaatccatcccaggctTCTCCAACTTGGACTTAAACGATCAGGTGACACTACTGAAGTATGGGGTGTATGAAGCCATATTTGCAATGTTGGCCTCTGTGATGAACAAGGACGGGATGCTGGTGGCCTATGGGAATGGATTTATAACCCGGGAGTTCCTGAAAAGCCTGAGAAAGCCATTCTGTGATATAATGGAGccaaaatttgattttgcaATGAAATTCAATGCGCTGGATTTGGATGATAGCGATATATCCCTTTTTGTTGCTGCCATTATTTGCTGCGGAG ATCGTCCTGGTCTTGTAAATGTAGGACACATTGAAAAAATGCAGGAGAGCATTGTTCATGTACTGAAACTTCACTTGCAAAACAACCATCCTGACGACACGTTCCTCTTCCCAAAACTTCTCCAAAAAATGGCTGACCTCCGACAGCTGGTCACAGAGCATGCTCAGCTTGTTCAGATAATCAAGAAGACTGAATCTGATGCACATTTACACCCTTTACTACAGGAAATCTACAGGGATATGTATTAA